The following coding sequences are from one Deinococcus betulae window:
- a CDS encoding cyclase family protein, with amino-acid sequence MLTFPHDLSRRLTPGHPNWPGDAPFRVNAGARMAAGDTVNTGELCTSTHTGTHVDAPWHYNDTGARLDEVPLTLYLGRCQVLTVTGPLVEASVLGALPSALPPRLLLHSGEPAHWDVFPEDFVALSPAFVQAAAARGVRLLGTDAPSVDPLTSKTLDAHAACRDAGVFILEGLNLSGVPDGEYDLVCLPLPLVGVDGAPARAILLAAGSVPDALALSR; translated from the coding sequence ATGCTGACCTTTCCGCATGACCTCTCACGCCGCCTGACCCCAGGCCATCCCAACTGGCCGGGTGACGCGCCCTTCCGCGTGAATGCGGGGGCGCGCATGGCCGCCGGCGATACGGTCAACACGGGCGAACTGTGCACCAGCACGCACACCGGCACCCATGTGGACGCGCCGTGGCACTACAACGACACCGGGGCGCGGCTGGACGAGGTGCCACTGACCCTGTACCTCGGCCGCTGTCAGGTGCTGACGGTCACCGGCCCGCTGGTAGAGGCGAGCGTGCTGGGCGCCCTGCCTTCCGCCCTGCCACCACGGCTGCTGCTGCACAGCGGCGAACCGGCGCACTGGGACGTCTTTCCCGAAGACTTCGTCGCCCTCTCTCCCGCGTTTGTGCAGGCGGCGGCAGCGCGGGGGGTGCGCCTGCTGGGCACCGACGCGCCCAGTGTGGACCCCCTGACGAGCAAGACGCTGGACGCCCACGCCGCCTGCCGGGACGCCGGCGTCTTCATTCTGGAAGGGCTGAATCTGAGTGGCGTGCCGGACGGTGAATACGACCTCGTGTGCCTGCCGCTGCCGCTGGTGGGCGTGGACGGCGCCCCGGCACGGGCCATCCTGCTGGCCGCCGGGTCGGTGCCCGACGCCCTGGCACTTAGCCGCTAA